A single region of the Streptomyces sp. ITFR-16 genome encodes:
- a CDS encoding RICIN domain-containing protein: protein MPSRPGTRAVRTLSFIGAVLLGPLTGGPASAGPPSAGGTAEPPSYTVSVGAKGPWTHPDDSPAAPYTDKDGAFYYQSAHALYGADDPREWTFYTGRDFDTATRSAAISDAADPARPEDRNNDTTWRCDNSPTGREATFAPAPSSYARKNYCDLMGVWVDPDTGDWYGLVHNEFTPSPFGDGLHYDAIDYAVSRNQGRTWDIKDHVLTSPHSTARGDDGAFPHETYYYGNGDPRLFVDTASGYFYVYYNSRVIPKGGVPGGWTDGSRAHVARAPMSAKMAPGSWRKWYDGAWSQPGTGGLESNMEPVDAGHPTGYTAVEHDYDPAVPGSVKEQQDAGELPAKSDLLTMNIAYDAHLGLYIGQPEAVVQDSTEPQRFYATDDLATQKWRLIGDTGSYRTGSWYRWMLDPVSGTGSTVVGKEFRSYCSFQCSEGADGEYYDTVIDTGTPAAPVETGRAFTIAAGNGRALAQSAGSTATTSTRAPGDSALARWVFTSNGDGSYRIANAATRQLLGVDATSDAGRAWGARPTATDAPAAGPTAGQQWFVVPGSGADGRPTGTYRLVNRYSGLVIGLSADPGRRSETTPTRAWTDRTGNPVGGARTAAEQTLTLTAVGQGHRP, encoded by the coding sequence GTGCCGTCTCGTCCCGGAACAAGAGCCGTCCGTACGCTGTCCTTCATCGGCGCGGTCCTGCTCGGCCCGCTCACCGGCGGTCCGGCATCGGCCGGTCCCCCCTCGGCCGGCGGAACCGCCGAGCCGCCCTCGTACACCGTCTCCGTCGGGGCCAAGGGGCCCTGGACCCACCCCGACGACAGTCCGGCCGCTCCCTACACCGACAAGGACGGGGCTTTCTACTACCAGTCCGCCCACGCCCTGTACGGCGCGGACGACCCCCGCGAGTGGACGTTCTACACCGGCCGGGACTTCGACACGGCGACCCGCTCGGCCGCGATCAGTGACGCGGCCGACCCCGCCCGCCCCGAGGACCGGAACAACGACACCACCTGGCGCTGCGACAACAGCCCCACCGGCCGCGAGGCCACGTTCGCCCCCGCCCCCTCGTCCTACGCGCGGAAGAACTACTGCGACCTGATGGGCGTGTGGGTGGACCCGGACACCGGCGACTGGTACGGCCTGGTGCACAACGAGTTCACCCCGAGCCCCTTCGGCGACGGGCTGCACTACGACGCGATCGACTACGCCGTCTCCAGGAACCAGGGCAGGACCTGGGACATCAAGGACCATGTCCTCACCTCGCCCCACAGCACGGCCCGGGGCGACGACGGGGCGTTCCCGCACGAGACGTACTACTACGGCAACGGCGATCCCCGGCTGTTCGTGGACACCGCGTCCGGATACTTCTACGTCTACTACAACTCCCGGGTGATCCCGAAGGGCGGTGTGCCGGGCGGCTGGACGGACGGCAGCCGGGCGCATGTCGCCCGCGCCCCGATGTCCGCGAAGATGGCCCCCGGCTCCTGGCGCAAGTGGTACGACGGGGCCTGGTCCCAGCCCGGGACCGGCGGCCTGGAGAGCAACATGGAGCCGGTCGACGCCGGCCACCCCACGGGATACACGGCTGTCGAGCACGACTACGACCCGGCCGTCCCCGGCTCCGTGAAAGAACAGCAGGACGCCGGCGAACTGCCCGCCAAGTCCGACCTGCTGACCATGAACATCGCCTACGACGCCCACCTCGGCCTCTACATCGGGCAGCCCGAGGCCGTCGTGCAGGACTCCACCGAGCCGCAGCGCTTCTACGCCACCGACGACCTGGCCACCCAGAAGTGGCGGCTCATCGGCGACACCGGCTCCTACCGCACGGGCTCCTGGTACCGCTGGATGCTCGACCCGGTCAGCGGCACCGGCTCGACCGTCGTGGGCAAGGAGTTCCGCAGCTACTGCTCCTTCCAGTGCTCGGAAGGCGCCGACGGCGAGTACTACGACACCGTCATCGACACCGGCACCCCGGCCGCACCCGTCGAGACGGGCCGGGCCTTCACCATCGCGGCGGGCAACGGCCGCGCCCTCGCCCAGAGCGCCGGCAGCACCGCGACCACCTCGACGAGGGCGCCCGGCGACTCCGCCCTCGCCCGGTGGGTCTTCACCTCCAACGGCGACGGCTCCTACCGCATCGCCAACGCCGCGACCCGCCAACTGCTGGGCGTGGACGCCACGTCCGACGCGGGCCGGGCCTGGGGCGCACGGCCCACCGCGACCGACGCACCGGCGGCGGGCCCCACGGCCGGCCAGCAGTGGTTCGTCGTCCCGGGCTCCGGGGCCGACGGCCGGCCCACCGGCACCTACCGGCTGGTCAACCGCTACAGCGGACTCGTCATCGGCCTGTCGGCCGACCCCGGACGCCGCTCCGAGACCACGCCCACCCGGGCGTGGACCGACCGCACGGGCAACCCTGTCGGCGGCGCCCGCACCGCCGCCGAGCAGACCCTCACGCTCACCGCCGTGGGTCAGGGCCACAGGCCCTGA
- a CDS encoding ROK family protein — translation MTDPQPYAAPARPAGSRDRASIRRTNLGVVLCALRDRGPRSRAQIATDIGLPKPTVTSLVAELVALGLVREGPAQREGTVGRPGTLVHIDGGDLCGIGVEISTSYVHVLALTLDSRLVFEHRAAVAVADAGPEAVLDLTARKVRACLAALGRDGIRPVGLTVAAPGVIDMATGAVTYAPAIGWREIAVADGLRARLSRTPQQITVDNDAKLAALAEHALVQGDDIHDMVCITGERGIGAGIISDGRLLRGAGGFAGEVGHMPLDPRQRPCVCGRRGCWEGMVGLDALLRRAADGGDPVHDPAVALETRLTELHRRARDGDARTCEALEGLADDLGLGLALLADVLNPRAVVLGGYFTHIGDLVVDRVRDSLRTRVMAPDAGGCEVRLSTLGFTAAARGGALLALDAVYRSL, via the coding sequence GTGACCGACCCACAGCCGTACGCAGCCCCCGCCAGGCCCGCCGGCTCACGGGACCGGGCCTCCATCCGGCGCACCAACCTCGGCGTGGTGCTGTGCGCCCTGCGCGACCGGGGTCCGCGCTCGCGCGCCCAGATCGCCACCGACATCGGGCTGCCCAAACCCACGGTGACCAGCCTCGTCGCCGAACTCGTCGCCCTCGGCCTGGTCCGCGAGGGGCCCGCGCAGCGGGAGGGCACGGTGGGCCGCCCGGGCACCCTGGTGCACATCGACGGCGGCGACCTCTGCGGCATCGGCGTGGAGATCAGCACCAGTTACGTCCATGTCCTCGCGCTCACTCTGGACAGCCGGCTCGTCTTCGAGCACCGCGCGGCCGTCGCGGTCGCGGACGCCGGGCCCGAGGCGGTGCTCGACCTCACCGCGCGGAAGGTCAGGGCCTGCCTCGCCGCCCTCGGCCGCGACGGGATCCGCCCCGTCGGCCTCACCGTCGCCGCCCCCGGCGTCATCGACATGGCCACCGGGGCCGTCACGTACGCGCCCGCCATCGGCTGGCGCGAAATCGCCGTCGCCGACGGGCTGCGGGCCCGGCTGTCCCGGACCCCGCAGCAGATCACCGTGGACAACGACGCCAAGCTCGCGGCACTCGCCGAACACGCCCTGGTGCAGGGCGACGACATCCACGACATGGTGTGCATCACCGGGGAGCGCGGCATCGGCGCCGGCATCATCAGCGACGGCCGGCTGCTGCGGGGAGCCGGCGGGTTCGCCGGAGAGGTCGGGCACATGCCGCTCGACCCCCGGCAGCGGCCCTGCGTCTGCGGCCGGCGGGGCTGCTGGGAGGGGATGGTCGGCCTGGACGCGCTCCTGCGCCGGGCCGCGGACGGCGGCGACCCGGTGCACGACCCGGCCGTCGCACTCGAAACCCGGCTCACCGAGCTGCACCGCCGCGCCCGCGACGGCGACGCCCGCACCTGCGAGGCCCTGGAGGGCCTGGCGGACGACCTCGGCCTGGGGCTCGCCCTGCTCGCCGATGTGCTCAACCCCCGGGCGGTCGTGCTCGGCGGCTACTTCACCCACATCGGCGACCTCGTCGTGGACCGCGTCCGCGACTCGCTCCGCACCCGGGTCATGGCACCCGACGCGGGCGGCTGCGAGGTCCGGCTGTCCACCCTGGGGTTCACGGCGGCCGCCCGGGGCGGGGCCCTGCTGGCGCTCGACGCGGTCTACCGGAGTCTGTGA
- a CDS encoding YciI family protein, with product MFVLELSYTALLDRVDAALEAHVAWLDAQYEAGVFIASGRKNPRDGGVILAVGDDRAAIEGLAATDPFVVHGVCAYRITEFIATKTSQALAPYRQQL from the coding sequence ATGTTCGTACTCGAGTTGTCCTACACCGCCCTGCTGGACCGTGTCGACGCCGCGCTGGAAGCGCATGTCGCCTGGCTCGACGCGCAGTACGAGGCCGGGGTGTTCATCGCCTCCGGCCGCAAGAACCCCCGGGACGGCGGGGTGATCCTCGCCGTCGGGGACGACCGGGCGGCGATCGAGGGGCTGGCGGCGACCGATCCGTTCGTCGTGCACGGCGTCTGCGCGTACCGCATCACCGAGTTCATCGCGACGAAGACGTCGCAAGCGCTCGCCCCGTACCGCCAACAGCTCTGA
- a CDS encoding SsgA family sporulation/cell division regulator, producing the protein MSTVIEQSVQARMVASAPQMETLPAVLTYDRQDPFAVRMVFPAPATLEGTEVSWEFSRELLASGMEAPAGVGDVRVRPFGYDRTVLEFHAAEGIAMVHVRTAELRRFLRRAQELVPEGDEYRFLDLDRNLTDLLGGPC; encoded by the coding sequence TTGTCCACCGTTATCGAACAGTCCGTACAGGCCCGCATGGTCGCGTCAGCCCCGCAGATGGAGACGCTGCCCGCCGTCCTGACCTACGACCGCCAGGACCCCTTCGCCGTGCGCATGGTCTTCCCCGCGCCGGCGACGCTGGAGGGGACCGAGGTGTCCTGGGAGTTCTCCCGGGAACTGCTCGCCTCGGGAATGGAGGCACCGGCGGGGGTGGGTGACGTACGGGTCAGACCGTTCGGCTACGACCGGACGGTGCTGGAGTTCCACGCCGCCGAGGGGATCGCGATGGTGCACGTCCGCACGGCGGAGCTGCGCCGCTTCCTGCGGCGGGCGCAGGAGCTGGTGCCCGAGGGCGACGAGTACCGCTTCCTGGATCTGGACCGGAATCTGACGGACCTGCTCGGCGGTCCGTGCTGA
- a CDS encoding ABC-F family ATP-binding cassette domain-containing protein, with translation MSAPAAHITCSSLSFAWPDGSQVLDDFQLTVGPGRTGLIGLNGAGKSTLLRLIAGELVPAGGHIRTSGEVGYLPQNLVLDTGLRVDAALGIAAVREALHAIEAGDVGEERFAAVGDDWDVEERARATLDQLGLGHIGLDRTIGEMSGGECVLLRLAALLLARPEVLLLDEPTNNLDLYARERLYAAVDAWHGVLVVVSHDRALLDRVDQIADLRDSTVTWYGGNLTAYEEALAVEQEAAERMVRVAEADVQRQKRELADAQVKLARRKRYGQKMHDQKREPKIVMGARKRSAQESAGKHRIMHAGRLAEAKERLGDAVDAVRDDDEIRVELPHTKVHPGRGVLELRDLELAYGARVRGWLDVRGPERIALVGRNGAGKTTLLRTLAGELEPVSGEAVAQVPLRFLPQRLDVLDDSLSVVENVARFAPEVTDNRIRAKLAHFLFKGARADRAAGTLSGGERFRAALAALLLAEPAPQLLMLDEPTNSLDMASVRRLTTALDAYEGALIVASHDIPFLESLGITRWLLLDGALRDTTAEEVRAGL, from the coding sequence ATGTCTGCCCCCGCCGCCCACATCACCTGCTCGTCGCTCTCCTTCGCCTGGCCCGACGGCAGCCAGGTGCTCGACGACTTCCAGCTCACCGTGGGCCCCGGCCGCACGGGGCTCATCGGCCTCAACGGCGCCGGCAAGTCCACCCTGCTCCGGCTGATCGCCGGTGAACTCGTCCCGGCCGGCGGCCACATCAGGACCTCGGGCGAGGTGGGGTACCTCCCGCAGAATCTGGTCCTGGACACCGGGCTGCGCGTCGACGCCGCCCTCGGCATCGCCGCCGTCCGCGAGGCGCTGCACGCGATCGAGGCGGGGGACGTCGGCGAGGAGCGGTTCGCCGCGGTCGGCGACGACTGGGACGTGGAGGAGCGGGCCCGCGCCACGCTCGACCAGCTCGGCCTCGGCCACATCGGACTCGACCGGACGATCGGTGAGATGTCCGGCGGCGAGTGCGTCCTGCTGCGGCTGGCCGCACTCCTGCTCGCCCGGCCCGAGGTTCTGCTGCTGGACGAACCCACCAACAACCTGGATCTGTACGCACGCGAGCGGCTCTACGCGGCGGTGGACGCGTGGCACGGGGTCCTGGTCGTCGTCAGCCACGACCGCGCGCTCCTGGACCGGGTCGACCAGATCGCGGATCTGCGGGACTCCACCGTCACCTGGTACGGCGGGAACCTCACGGCGTACGAGGAGGCGCTCGCCGTGGAACAGGAGGCGGCCGAGCGCATGGTGCGGGTCGCCGAGGCCGATGTGCAGCGGCAGAAGCGCGAGTTGGCCGACGCCCAGGTGAAGCTGGCCCGCCGCAAGCGGTACGGCCAGAAGATGCACGACCAGAAGCGCGAGCCGAAGATCGTCATGGGGGCCCGCAAGCGCTCCGCCCAGGAGTCGGCGGGCAAGCACCGCATCATGCACGCGGGCCGGCTGGCCGAGGCGAAGGAGCGCCTGGGCGACGCCGTCGATGCGGTGCGGGACGACGACGAGATCCGGGTCGAACTGCCGCACACCAAGGTCCATCCGGGCCGCGGCGTGCTGGAGCTGCGCGACCTGGAACTGGCCTACGGGGCACGGGTGCGGGGCTGGCTGGATGTGCGCGGCCCCGAGCGGATCGCGCTGGTGGGGCGCAACGGGGCGGGCAAGACCACCCTGCTGCGGACGCTCGCCGGAGAGCTGGAACCGGTCTCCGGCGAGGCCGTCGCGCAGGTGCCGCTGCGCTTTCTGCCGCAGCGCCTCGATGTCCTCGACGACAGCCTGAGCGTGGTGGAGAACGTGGCGCGGTTCGCTCCGGAGGTCACGGACAACCGGATCAGGGCGAAGCTGGCGCACTTCCTGTTCAAGGGGGCGCGCGCGGACCGGGCGGCGGGAACCCTGTCGGGCGGGGAACGGTTCCGGGCGGCGCTGGCCGCGCTGCTGCTCGCCGAACCGGCGCCGCAGCTGCTGATGCTGGACGAGCCGACGAACAGTCTGGACATGGCGAGCGTGCGCCGGCTGACCACGGCGCTGGACGCGTACGAGGGCGCGCTGATCGTGGCGAGCCATGACATCCCGTTCCTGGAGTCGCTCGGCATCACGCGCTGGCTGCTGCTCGACGGCGCGCTGCGGGACACCACGGCCGAAGAGGTGCGCGCCGGACTCTGA
- a CDS encoding acyl-ACP desaturase has protein sequence MTITSPHLGSSQAWTDAQLLYALEEVVEKELNRHLKVAKDWMPHEYVPFSDGRNFPGIFEDGEAWQAEQSKVTDIGKIALVVNLLTEDNLPSYHHEIASLFGRDGAWGTWVHRWTAEEGRHGIVMRDYLLTSRAVDPDKLEQFRMAHMAEGFESDNRHSMLHSVAYVAFQELATRVSHRNTGHQSGDPVCDRMLARIATDENLHMVFYRNLLGAAFELAPDLTMQSVRDVVVNFRMPGHGMPGFERAAAQMAIGEIYNMRIHHDDVIQPVLRYLKVLDIDGLGPEGLQAQEELGLYMNGLDTEASKFDEKLAARKARMAARAAQA, from the coding sequence GTGACGATCACCTCTCCCCACCTCGGCAGTTCACAGGCGTGGACCGACGCCCAACTGCTGTACGCGCTGGAAGAGGTGGTGGAGAAGGAACTCAACCGCCATCTCAAGGTCGCCAAGGACTGGATGCCCCACGAGTACGTCCCGTTCTCCGACGGCCGGAACTTCCCCGGCATCTTCGAGGACGGCGAGGCCTGGCAGGCCGAGCAGTCCAAGGTCACCGACATTGGCAAGATCGCCCTCGTGGTCAACCTCCTCACCGAGGACAACCTCCCCAGCTACCACCACGAGATCGCCTCGCTCTTCGGCCGCGACGGCGCCTGGGGCACCTGGGTGCACCGCTGGACGGCCGAGGAGGGCCGGCACGGCATCGTGATGCGCGACTACCTGCTCACCTCGCGCGCCGTGGACCCGGACAAGCTGGAGCAGTTCCGGATGGCGCACATGGCGGAGGGCTTCGAGTCGGACAACCGGCACTCGATGCTGCACTCCGTGGCCTATGTGGCCTTCCAGGAGCTGGCGACCCGGGTCTCGCACCGCAACACCGGGCACCAGTCGGGCGACCCGGTCTGCGACCGGATGCTGGCCCGCATCGCCACCGACGAGAACCTGCACATGGTCTTCTACCGCAACCTCCTGGGCGCGGCCTTCGAGCTGGCCCCGGACCTGACGATGCAGTCCGTGCGCGACGTCGTCGTCAACTTCCGGATGCCCGGCCACGGCATGCCCGGTTTCGAGCGGGCCGCCGCGCAGATGGCGATCGGCGAGATCTACAACATGCGGATCCACCACGACGACGTCATCCAGCCCGTGCTGCGCTATCTCAAGGTGCTGGACATCGACGGGCTGGGCCCGGAGGGGCTGCAGGCGCAGGAGGAGCTCGGCCTGTACATGAACGGGCTGGACACCGAGGCGTCGAAGTTCGACGAGAAGCTCGCCGCGCGCAAGGCGCGGATGGCGGCCCGCGCCGCCCAGGCCTGA